Within the Bradyrhizobium cosmicum genome, the region GACCCATGACGTCATCACCGTTCCCGGTGCGCTGGAGATTCCGGCGGCGATCGCCATCGCCGCCGATGCGGCTGCCGCCAACGGCAAGCCCTATGACGCGGCGATCGCGCTTGGCTGCGTGATCCGTGGCGACACCATTCATTTCGAGATCGTCTCGCAGGAATCCTCCCGTGCGTTGATGGATCTTGCGGTGGCGCGCAAGCTGCCGCTCGGCAACGGCATCCTCACCGTCAACAACGAGGACCAGGCCTGGGCGCGGGCGCGCGCAAGCGAGCTCAACAAGGGCGGCGATGCCGCGCGCGCGGCGATCGCGATGCTGCGCATCAAGCGCCGGCTGGCGCGGGCTTGATGATGGCCGATCACAGCAAAAAACCGCCGGCTGGCACCGAGAAGAAAGCGAACCGGCGCGGCGCGGCGCGGCTCGCGGCCGTGCAGGCGCTGTACCAGATGGACATCGCCGGCGCCGGCATCAACGACATCTTCGCAGAGTTCGAGAGCCACTGGCTCGGCAATGAAGTCGAGGGCGACACCTATCTGCCGGCGGAGGCCGCCTTCTTCCGTGATGTCGTCTCCGGCGTCGTGCGCGACCAGAAGAAGCTCGATCCCCTGATCGACGAGGCGCTGTCGCAGGGCTGGCCGTTGAAGCGGATCGAGGCGATCCTGCGCGCCGTGCTGCGGGCAGGGGCCTATGAGCTGCAATACCGCAAGGACGTGCCGGGCCGTGTCGTCGTCTCCGAATATGTCGATGTCGCCAACGCTTTCGTCGACCGCGAGGAGACCGGCATGGTCAACGCCGTGCTCGACCAGATCGGCCGTCAGTTTCGCGGCGACGAGTTCGGGCGGGGGTAAGTTGTGACGCTGACTTCCGCCGTAGCCGTCATCCCCGCGCAATGGC harbors:
- the ribH gene encoding 6,7-dimethyl-8-ribityllumazine synthase encodes the protein MADARRAPLKDQTDISGARALIVEARFYDDLQDALLDGAVAELKAAGLTHDVITVPGALEIPAAIAIAADAAAANGKPYDAAIALGCVIRGDTIHFEIVSQESSRALMDLAVARKLPLGNGILTVNNEDQAWARARASELNKGGDAARAAIAMLRIKRRLARA
- the nusB gene encoding transcription antitermination factor NusB, which produces MADHSKKPPAGTEKKANRRGAARLAAVQALYQMDIAGAGINDIFAEFESHWLGNEVEGDTYLPAEAAFFRDVVSGVVRDQKKLDPLIDEALSQGWPLKRIEAILRAVLRAGAYELQYRKDVPGRVVVSEYVDVANAFVDREETGMVNAVLDQIGRQFRGDEFGRG